One Candidatus Neomarinimicrobiota bacterium genomic window carries:
- a CDS encoding alkaline phosphatase encodes MRKKDISQLAIIGILILLVILLLVTRDTINKQPRNIVLMIGDGMGVAQVTTGRIYRYPMNLERFGIMGLATTYSSNRFITDSAAGATALGTGHKTDNGVISMSPERDVYPTIAEQAKKLGKSAGVVATTGITHATPAVFISHVKSRGMQDVIAEQIADGSWDVLFGAGWGYFVPQNVEGSLRTDDKNLLDVLKSKMQVALTPEEFKTLKDKPAAALLERANDFPKASEGFEITLEMMTRKALDILSNNNKGFFLMVEGSQIDWGGHANDMEYIRDEMLAFDDAVGAVLDFAEEDRNTLVIVTSDHETGGMTILSGDYENHELLGYDFATKGHSGVMVPVFSYGPSAALFGGMQDNTDIGKKMLRLWN; translated from the coding sequence GCATATTGATTCTCCTTGTGATTCTTCTTCTGGTTACCCGTGATACGATCAATAAACAACCCAGGAACATCGTACTCATGATTGGGGACGGTATGGGTGTTGCACAAGTAACTACAGGGCGTATTTATCGTTATCCCATGAATCTGGAACGCTTTGGTATTATGGGATTGGCAACGACATATTCGAGTAACCGGTTTATTACCGATTCCGCAGCGGGTGCAACGGCTCTGGGAACCGGCCATAAAACGGATAACGGAGTTATTTCCATGTCCCCCGAAAGAGATGTGTATCCCACCATCGCCGAACAGGCAAAAAAGCTGGGGAAAAGTGCGGGTGTCGTGGCTACAACAGGTATTACTCATGCAACACCGGCTGTTTTTATTTCCCATGTGAAAAGTCGGGGCATGCAGGATGTGATTGCAGAACAAATTGCCGATGGTTCCTGGGATGTTCTTTTTGGTGCCGGTTGGGGATACTTTGTTCCACAGAATGTTGAAGGAAGCCTGCGGACCGATGATAAAAATCTCCTGGATGTCTTGAAAAGTAAAATGCAGGTTGCTTTAACTCCGGAAGAATTCAAAACCCTGAAGGATAAACCGGCGGCGGCCTTGTTAGAACGGGCCAACGATTTCCCCAAAGCTTCTGAAGGTTTTGAAATTACTCTGGAGATGATGACCCGCAAAGCTCTGGATATCCTGTCTAACAACAATAAAGGTTTTTTTCTTATGGTGGAAGGCTCCCAGATAGACTGGGGCGGACATGCAAACGATATGGAATATATTCGGGATGAAATGCTGGCTTTTGATGATGCCGTCGGGGCGGTCCTGGATTTTGCGGAAGAGGACAGGAACACCCTGGTTATTGTAACATCAGATCACGAAACAGGGGGGATGACTATATTAAGCGGCGATTATGAAAATCATGAATTGCTGGGGTATGATTTTGCCACGAAGGGACATTCAGGCGTCATGGTCCCCGTCTTCAGCTATGGCCCGTCTGCAGCCCTGTTCGGCGGTATGCAGGACAATACCGATATCGGGAAAAAGATGCTCCGGTTGTGGAACTGA